ttatctacaaaaaaattcctcatcaattttttcttatctcagttttattttttcaaaagtttaaacTACTAAATTGTGGCTAAAATATTCAAGAtgcaaaaaaatcatataaaaaatctttcttataaatatttaaattttttatataaaaagttctAATCAAATTCACCGTATCTTTAACCCGTGAgccagaattttaaaaatacgcTCTAATTTTTACCGTCTCATAActcaacttttaaatttattattattattaattttttataaataaaaattattattatcattatttttattaattttttatagttaaaaattattattattattattaatttttcataaatcaaaataaattttccagtgatcaaataaaaaatgcctgggaagataaaaaatcaatccGCCGAAATTTATCACAAATGGGTCTGGCCTACGAcgcaaatcaattatttaaagtacCCAGCAATAAAACGCAAATAATCAAAGCCGTAAAATCCTTGGAATCCcctgaagaagaagaagaaatccAAAAAGACAGACCAAAATCCAAAAAaccagataaaaaaataaaaaaaaatgtagcgATGGAACTGGAAGCGGAGGCGCGCGCCCCGAGGGAGCGGAAATTCCGCGTTCCCCAGAACCAGGTAATTTTCGTGACCTACATGATGGACAAGTACGGCGAAGACTACGAAGCGATGGCCAGAGACAAGAAGAACTACTACCAGTTGACCTGGAGGCAGATCAGGAAGCAGATCAATGTCTTCAAAGGAGTTCCCGAGCAATACGCGGAGTATCTGGTGAAGAAAGGGGAGATTGTGCTGGACGACCCGGAGCCTCTGGAGGTCACCAAGAAGAAGATCAGTGAGGAGAACGTCAGAAAGTTCAACCTGCCTCAGCCTGGAAGCAAGAGGCAGATGAAGAAGAATAAGAAGACGACCAAGGAATGGATTGAGGAAGAAGTCAGGAGGGAGGAAGAAAAGAATCATGATGATTTTGAAGATGCTGCTGATGATGCTGATGGCTTGGAAGATATTCATATTGATGGTCAGGACAAGGGAGGCAAGAAGATCCAATTGTTctctgatgatgatgatgatgatgatgatgatgatgatgatgatgatgatgaagatgatgatcagccagaaaagaaaaagaagaagaaaatggATGACAGTGATAGTGACTCACCAGGCGAGTTAGAGGACGACCAGGATGGAGAATTTGTCAGCCTGAGTGATATGAGCGACCAAGAGCTCTCTGAAGATGACGATGCTGAATTGTCGAGTGACTCTGAGtgagaat
The sequence above is drawn from the Cotesia glomerata isolate CgM1 linkage group LG4, MPM_Cglom_v2.3, whole genome shotgun sequence genome and encodes:
- the LOC123264250 gene encoding nucleolar protein 16-like isoform X2, which gives rise to MTKIRKVKRRQKYKVDVNRKRLRNKLRKKPNIQCDQIKNAWEDKKSIRRNLSQMGLAYDANQLFKVPSNKTQIIKAVKSLESPEEEEEIQKDRPKSKKPDKKIKKNVAMELEAEARAPRERKFRVPQNQVIFVTYMMDKYGEDYEAMARDKKNYYQLTWRQIRKQINVFKGVPEQYAEYLVKKGEIVLDDPEPLEVTKKKISEENVRKFNLPQPGSKRQMKKNKKTTKEWIEEEVRREEEKNHDDFDDDDDDDDDDDDDDDDEDDDQPEKKKKKKMDDSDSDSPGELEDDQDGEFVSLSDMSDQELSEDDDAELSSDSE
- the LOC123264250 gene encoding nucleolar transcription factor 1-like isoform X1, with translation MTKIRKVKRRQKYKVDVNRKRLRNKLRKKPNIQCDQIKNAWEDKKSIRRNLSQMGLAYDANQLFKVPSNKTQIIKAVKSLESPEEEEEIQKDRPKSKKPDKKIKKNVAMELEAEARAPRERKFRVPQNQVIFVTYMMDKYGEDYEAMARDKKNYYQLTWRQIRKQINVFKGVPEQYAEYLVKKGEIVLDDPEPLEVTKKKISEENVRKFNLPQPGSKRQMKKNKKTTKEWIEEEVRREEEKNHDDFEDAADDADGLEDIHIDGQDKGGKKIQLFSDDDDDDDDDDDDDDDEDDDQPEKKKKKKMDDSDSDSPGELEDDQDGEFVSLSDMSDQELSEDDDAELSSDSE